Proteins encoded together in one Lachnospiraceae bacterium JLR.KK008 window:
- a CDS encoding fructose-1,6-bisphosphatase codes for MEIATEKIGEDVIEMELMYLKTLAKQYPTIASASTEIINLQAILNLPKGTEHFLTDIHGEYEQFNHVLRNGSGSVRSKIDEEFGNTLSSRDKKSLATLIYYPKEKLELVLQQEDNIDDWYKITLHRLVQITKRVSSKYTRSKVRKALPKDFAYIIEELITEKADIQDKEAYYNEIIHTIIRIGSAPGFIVALSRLIQHLVIDHLHIVGDIYDRGPGPHIIMDTLEEYHSVDIQWGNHDIVWMGAASGHLACIANVIRVAARYGNLDTLEDGYGINLIPLVTFAMKTYADTNCDLFAIKYNTNYNTKDLGIDMKMHKAIAILQFKLEGQVIKRHPEFRMEDRLLLDKIDYENKTVMIGGKAYEMRDVDFPTVNPENPYRLTEEEAELMERLRQAFVHCEKLQRHIRFLFSKGGLYKVYNSNLLYHGCVPMDEEGNFKRVEVDGRQYSGRALYDALEHYARKGFYNRRNVAEKRKGQDILWYIWAGPNSPVFGKNKMATFERYFVKDKETHVEVKNSYYRLMDNEEIVNKILREFGLDETKSHIVNGHVPVELKKGETPIKCGGKLLIIDGGFSKAYQGKTGIAGYTLIANSHGMRLVAHETFESKEAAIQNESDIFSDSIVIETAVNRLQVADTDIGRELKNSICYLELLLQAYQDGSLVEKVK; via the coding sequence ATGGAGATAGCAACGGAAAAAATCGGTGAAGATGTCATAGAGATGGAGCTGATGTATTTAAAGACTCTGGCAAAGCAGTATCCGACGATCGCCTCGGCGTCCACGGAGATTATCAATTTACAGGCGATTCTCAATCTGCCCAAGGGGACGGAACATTTTCTGACAGATATTCATGGGGAATATGAGCAGTTTAATCATGTGCTGCGCAACGGTTCGGGCTCAGTCAGAAGCAAGATTGATGAAGAGTTTGGCAATACACTGAGCAGCAGGGATAAGAAAAGTCTGGCGACGCTGATCTATTATCCGAAAGAGAAGCTGGAGCTTGTGCTGCAGCAGGAGGATAATATTGACGACTGGTATAAAATTACACTCCATCGTCTCGTACAGATCACCAAACGTGTCTCTTCCAAATATACCCGTTCTAAGGTGAGAAAGGCATTGCCGAAAGATTTTGCCTATATTATCGAAGAACTGATCACGGAGAAAGCGGACATCCAGGACAAAGAGGCTTACTATAATGAGATCATCCATACGATCATCCGTATCGGCAGTGCGCCGGGTTTTATCGTGGCGCTGAGCCGGCTGATCCAACATCTTGTCATCGATCATCTGCATATTGTGGGAGATATTTATGACAGAGGTCCGGGGCCGCATATCATTATGGATACACTGGAAGAGTATCATTCCGTTGACATTCAGTGGGGCAATCATGACATTGTCTGGATGGGGGCGGCCAGCGGACATCTCGCCTGCATAGCCAATGTCATCCGTGTGGCCGCCAGATACGGCAATCTGGATACACTGGAAGACGGCTATGGGATCAATCTGATACCGCTTGTGACATTTGCCATGAAGACATATGCCGATACAAACTGTGACCTCTTTGCGATCAAATATAATACCAATTATAATACGAAAGACCTGGGCATAGATATGAAGATGCACAAGGCGATCGCGATTTTGCAGTTTAAACTGGAAGGTCAGGTCATCAAGCGTCATCCGGAGTTCCGGATGGAGGACAGGCTTTTGCTTGACAAGATCGACTATGAAAACAAAACGGTTATGATCGGCGGCAAGGCTTATGAGATGCGGGATGTGGATTTTCCCACGGTCAATCCGGAAAATCCCTATCGGCTGACAGAGGAGGAGGCGGAACTGATGGAGCGGCTCCGGCAGGCTTTTGTCCACTGCGAGAAGCTGCAGAGACATATCCGTTTCCTGTTTTCCAAGGGCGGTCTGTATAAAGTATATAATTCCAATCTGCTCTATCATGGCTGTGTGCCGATGGATGAGGAAGGTAATTTTAAAAGAGTCGAAGTGGATGGCAGGCAGTACAGCGGCAGGGCACTGTACGATGCGCTCGAGCATTATGCGAGAAAAGGATTTTATAACCGGCGTAACGTGGCCGAGAAGAGAAAGGGGCAGGATATTCTGTGGTATATCTGGGCCGGTCCCAATTCTCCGGTGTTCGGTAAAAATAAAATGGCGACGTTTGAGCGGTATTTCGTGAAAGACAAAGAGACGCATGTGGAAGTAAAGAACAGCTATTACCGGCTGATGGACAATGAAGAGATCGTCAATAAGATCCTGCGTGAGTTTGGACTTGACGAAACGAAATCTCATATCGTGAACGGCCATGTCCCGGTTGAGCTGAAGAAAGGGGAGACGCCGATCAAATGCGGCGGTAAGCTGCTGATCATTGACGGCGGATTTTCCAAGGCTTATCAGGGAAAGACGGGTATTGCCGGCTATACGCTGATTGCCAATTCACATGGTATGCGTCTTGTCGCCCATGAGACATTTGAGTCCAAAGAAGCGGCGATCCAGAACGAGTCGGATATTTTCTCCGATTCCATCGTTATTGAAACGGCTGTCAATCGTCTGCAAGTGGCGGACACGGACATCGGCAGAGAGTTAAAGAACAGTATCTGCTATCTGGAGCTGCTTCTGCAGGCATATCAGGATGGCAGTCTTGTGGAAAAGGTAAAATAA
- the hisA gene encoding phosphoribosylformimino-5-aminoimidazole carboxamide ribotide isomerase, giving the protein MQFRPCIDIHNGKVKQIVGSSLRDADDFAQENYTAEHDAAYYARLYREKGIRGGHVILLNGADSAYFEATRTQALQALNAYPGGLQVGGGVNAENAVTYLDAGASHVIVTSYVFRDGRIYYENLQKLCRETGKERLVLDLSCRKRDGQYYIMTDRWQKYTDQILDRKILEFLSDYCDEFLIHAVDVEGKGDGIEEELVKFLSDFEKIPITYAGGVHSYGDIRLLKEKGRGRIHVTIGSALDLFGGHLKLEQILAEVSG; this is encoded by the coding sequence ATGCAGTTCAGACCATGCATTGATATTCACAATGGCAAAGTGAAACAGATCGTAGGCTCCAGCCTGCGGGATGCGGATGATTTTGCGCAGGAAAATTATACGGCGGAGCATGATGCTGCCTATTACGCCCGACTATACAGAGAGAAAGGAATCCGCGGCGGACATGTGATTTTATTAAACGGAGCGGACAGTGCATATTTTGAAGCGACGAGAACGCAGGCACTGCAGGCGTTGAACGCATATCCCGGCGGCCTTCAGGTCGGCGGAGGGGTGAATGCAGAGAATGCGGTCACGTATCTGGATGCCGGAGCATCCCATGTCATTGTCACATCCTATGTATTTCGTGATGGCAGAATTTACTATGAAAATCTGCAAAAACTTTGCCGTGAGACAGGTAAAGAGCGCCTTGTACTTGATTTAAGCTGCCGGAAACGTGATGGACAGTATTATATTATGACGGACAGATGGCAGAAATATACGGACCAGATTCTGGACCGGAAAATATTGGAATTTCTGTCGGATTATTGTGATGAATTTTTGATTCATGCCGTTGATGTTGAGGGAAAAGGAGATGGCATTGAAGAAGAGCTTGTGAAGTTTTTAAGTGATTTTGAGAAAATTCCCATCACTTATGCGGGTGGCGTCCACAGCTATGGAGATATTCGGCTGTTAAAAGAGAAAGGACGCGGCCGAATTCATGTTACGATCGGCAGCGCCCTTGACCTGTTCGGGGGTCATTTGAAACTGGAGCAGATATTAGCGGAAGTCAGTGGATAG
- a CDS encoding cold-shock protein has product MNKGTVKWFNNQKGYGFISDEQGNDVFVHYSGLNMEGFKSLEEGASVEFEVVNGEKGPQAVNVTKL; this is encoded by the coding sequence ATGAACAAAGGTACAGTAAAATGGTTCAACAACCAAAAAGGTTATGGTTTCATTTCCGATGAGCAGGGAAATGATGTATTCGTACATTACTCAGGCTTGAATATGGAAGGCTTCAAATCTCTTGAAGAAGGCGCTTCTGTTGAGTTCGAAGTAGTGAACGGAGAAAAAGGACCGCAGGCAGTAAACGTAACTAAGTTATAA
- a CDS encoding peptidoglycan DD-metalloendopeptidase family protein, translating to MESGKHKKRITYTIMIIPDSPDGGTHPFYLKQKMITTVLSLTAVILAISLGAAIFFWASLKRVQPREEELQQQIAELTEDNIQLEKDNLELTEKVTILSDTVAKNAETQKEQEKEEEEKRTPTGFPLAGRATILQSSETDAALTAEAGDTEGGDGDAQEETIQEPIVVFSASVGTKVIATASGTVVSVEDDEVYGHRITIDHGNGYMSIYRAASDPRAAAGDEVESGSELYEMQIPDERLGYQITQDGTLIDPLDLLEVYG from the coding sequence GTGGAATCCGGAAAGCATAAGAAGAGAATCACTTATACGATCATGATAATTCCTGATTCTCCGGATGGAGGTACACATCCTTTTTATCTGAAGCAGAAAATGATAACGACTGTTCTCAGTCTGACTGCGGTGATACTGGCAATATCGCTTGGCGCCGCAATATTTTTCTGGGCATCTTTAAAGAGGGTGCAGCCACGGGAGGAAGAGCTACAGCAGCAGATAGCAGAGTTGACAGAAGATAATATACAGCTTGAAAAGGACAATCTGGAATTAACCGAAAAGGTTACTATTCTAAGCGATACAGTTGCGAAGAATGCGGAGACGCAAAAGGAACAGGAAAAGGAAGAGGAGGAAAAAAGAACTCCCACAGGATTTCCTCTTGCGGGCAGAGCGACCATACTGCAGAGTTCTGAGACGGATGCAGCTTTGACGGCAGAGGCCGGGGACACAGAGGGCGGTGATGGTGACGCACAGGAGGAGACCATACAGGAGCCGATCGTGGTATTCTCTGCATCTGTTGGCACAAAGGTGATTGCCACAGCCAGCGGAACGGTCGTTTCCGTAGAGGATGATGAGGTTTATGGACACAGGATAACGATTGACCATGGAAATGGTTATATGTCGATCTATCGCGCGGCTTCCGACCCAAGAGCAGCGGCGGGGGATGAAGTGGAATCAGGCAGCGAACTGTATGAGATGCAGATTCCGGACGAGAGATTGGGTTATCAGATCACACAGGATGGTACACTGATAGATCCGCTGGATCTGTTGGAAGTATACGGTTAG
- a CDS encoding polymer-forming cytoskeletal protein: MLSKKNNNDAVNGNIKSIIGQDAVFEGTLHAKDTTRVDGLIKGDVEIGEALILGVTGKIVGNVNASTIMVGGQVEGDLNAKDKIVISATGKVTGNIRAKKLIVDENGVFRGQCFMGEEVIKKEEPQTAQTAVKDEKKDKI, encoded by the coding sequence ATGTTATCAAAGAAGAACAACAATGACGCAGTAAACGGGAACATTAAAAGTATCATCGGGCAGGATGCCGTGTTTGAGGGCACCCTGCACGCAAAAGATACGACAAGGGTAGATGGGCTGATCAAAGGCGATGTGGAGATCGGAGAGGCTCTGATACTTGGTGTTACCGGTAAGATCGTGGGCAATGTCAATGCGTCTACGATCATGGTTGGAGGACAGGTGGAAGGAGATCTGAATGCAAAAGATAAGATCGTGATCTCAGCCACCGGTAAAGTTACCGGAAATATACGTGCGAAGAAGCTGATCGTGGATGAGAACGGTGTATTCCGCGGACAGTGCTTTATGGGGGAAGAGGTTATCAAGAAGGAAGAACCTCAGACCGCTCAGACGGCAGTCAAAGACGAAAAGAAAGATAAGATCTGA
- a CDS encoding YerC/YecD family TrpR-related protein: MNKKIRTEAVDHLFDAILCLHSKEECYSFFEDLCTVNELLSLSQRFEVATMLREHKTYLEIAEKTGASTATISRVNRSLNYGNDGYDLIFDRLAEK, encoded by the coding sequence ATGAACAAGAAAATCCGGACAGAGGCGGTCGATCATTTGTTTGACGCCATTTTATGTTTACATTCCAAGGAAGAGTGTTACAGTTTTTTTGAGGACCTGTGCACCGTCAACGAACTGTTATCTCTCTCTCAGAGATTCGAAGTCGCCACAATGTTGCGGGAACATAAGACCTATCTGGAGATTGCCGAAAAAACAGGAGCTTCCACAGCCACAATCAGCCGTGTCAACCGCTCTCTGAATTATGGCAACGATGGCTATGATCTGATCTTTGACAGACTTGCAGAAAAATAA
- a CDS encoding DUF1836 domain-containing protein: MTINTEDLLNSIMESFDRIGHVRSEDIPNIDLYMDQVTTFMDRNLKNTTRDPDNDKILTKTMINNYAKNNLLPPPVKKKYSKEHVLLLIFIYYYKNILSITDIQTLMSPITEHYFGTADSLNLEAIYDEVFRLQGDQIERLKKDVLDKYKDAQGSFAEAGQGEQDFLHMFAFICYLSFDVYVKKLLIEKVIDSFQKAQTGKDNKTKDRKKD, translated from the coding sequence ATGACGATAAACACAGAAGATTTGCTGAACAGCATTATGGAAAGTTTTGACAGGATCGGGCATGTGAGGTCGGAAGATATTCCGAACATTGATCTGTATATGGATCAGGTGACGACATTCATGGACCGCAACCTGAAAAATACGACGCGGGACCCGGACAATGACAAAATACTGACAAAGACAATGATTAATAACTATGCAAAAAACAATTTGCTCCCGCCGCCGGTAAAAAAGAAATATTCCAAAGAGCATGTGCTGCTTTTGATCTTTATTTACTATTATAAAAATATATTGTCGATTACGGATATACAGACATTGATGTCACCGATAACCGAGCACTATTTCGGCACGGCAGACAGTCTTAATCTGGAGGCAATCTATGATGAGGTATTCCGCCTGCAGGGGGATCAGATTGAACGCCTGAAAAAGGATGTCCTGGACAAGTATAAAGATGCGCAGGGTTCCTTTGCGGAAGCCGGGCAGGGTGAGCAGGATTTTCTGCACATGTTTGCATTTATCTGTTATCTGAGTTTTGACGTGTATGTGAAAAAACTGCTGATCGAAAAAGTGATTGACAGCTTCCAGAAAGCGCAGACAGGTAAGGACAATAAGACGAAGGACAGGAAGAAGGATTAG
- a CDS encoding PfkB family carbohydrate kinase — translation MAEKKYDVLALGELLIDFTENAVSSQGNPMFEANPGGAPCNVLAMLNKLGKKTAFMGKVGKDQFGVMLRNVLNELGIGTEALYEDEDVRTTLAFVHTAEDGDRDFAFYRNPGADMMLDVSEVREEMIMDAKIFHFGTLSMTHEGVREATKKGLRIAREHDILISFDPNLRPPLWKSLDEAKEQILYGLGQCDILKISDDEILFVSGCDTIEAGVDWIRERYGNIRLLLATLGKEGSYAYYKDQKVMAKPFLNPNTIETTGAGDTFCACILNYVLEHGLDELNEKDLLEMLTFANGASSLITTRRGALKVMPEKEEVEQYISGR, via the coding sequence ATGGCGGAAAAGAAATATGATGTGTTGGCGCTGGGGGAACTTTTGATTGATTTTACAGAGAATGCAGTCAGCAGTCAGGGTAATCCGATGTTTGAGGCGAATCCGGGCGGGGCGCCGTGTAATGTGCTGGCGATGCTGAACAAGCTGGGAAAGAAGACCGCTTTTATGGGAAAAGTAGGAAAAGACCAGTTTGGCGTTATGCTGCGAAATGTATTGAACGAGCTGGGAATCGGTACGGAAGCGCTTTATGAGGATGAAGATGTGCGCACGACGCTTGCCTTCGTACATACGGCAGAAGACGGGGACCGGGATTTTGCATTTTACCGGAATCCGGGAGCGGATATGATGCTGGATGTGTCCGAGGTCCGGGAGGAGATGATCATGGATGCGAAGATTTTCCACTTCGGAACGCTCTCCATGACGCACGAAGGCGTCCGGGAGGCCACGAAAAAAGGACTGCGTATTGCCAGAGAACATGACATTCTGATTTCTTTTGATCCGAATCTGCGCCCGCCGCTGTGGAAGAGTCTGGACGAGGCGAAAGAGCAGATCTTATATGGATTGGGGCAGTGTGATATTCTGAAGATCTCTGATGATGAGATTTTGTTTGTGTCCGGCTGCGATACGATAGAAGCGGGTGTGGACTGGATTCGGGAGCGTTACGGCAATATTCGCCTGCTGCTGGCGACGCTCGGGAAAGAGGGAAGCTATGCGTATTATAAAGATCAGAAAGTGATGGCAAAACCGTTCCTCAATCCGAATACGATCGAGACGACAGGGGCGGGAGACACGTTCTGTGCCTGCATTCTCAACTATGTGCTCGAACACGGTCTGGATGAACTGAACGAGAAAGACCTGCTGGAGATGCTGACATTTGCCAACGGCGCTTCCAGTCTGATCACGACAAGAAGAGGCGCGCTGAAAGTGATGCCCGAGAAAGAAGAAGTGGAACAATATATTTCCGGCAGGTAA
- a CDS encoding ABC transporter substrate-binding protein: MKQKLISLLLLFSLLLTTLVGCGAATGQSAQNAAAKKVVLNEVAHSIFYAPMYVAIEEGYFEEEGLEVELVTGFGADKTMTAVLSGEADIGFMGSEASIYTYLGGTSDPVVNFAQLTQRAGNFLVSREPIDDFSWDMLKGTDVLGGRAGGMPEMVFEYILKKHNIDPKADVSIDQSIDFGSTAAAFSGGQGQFTVEFEPHATSLEAKGDGYVVASLGTDSGYVPYTAFSAKSSFIKENPDTIQAFTNALQKGMDYVNSHTPEEIAKIIQPQFEETDLETITTIVTRYAEQDTWADNLIFQQDAFALLQNILEEAGELESRVPYEDLVTTEFAEKAAK; the protein is encoded by the coding sequence ATGAAACAAAAACTGATCAGTTTACTGCTCCTGTTCTCTCTGCTGCTCACCACTCTGGTAGGCTGCGGAGCTGCGACAGGGCAAAGCGCGCAGAATGCAGCCGCAAAAAAAGTTGTTTTAAATGAAGTCGCGCATTCTATCTTTTACGCGCCGATGTATGTGGCGATCGAGGAAGGCTATTTCGAGGAGGAAGGACTGGAAGTAGAGCTTGTGACGGGATTCGGTGCGGATAAGACGATGACCGCCGTTCTCTCCGGCGAAGCAGACATCGGATTCATGGGCTCTGAGGCATCTATCTACACATATCTGGGCGGGACTTCCGATCCGGTCGTCAACTTTGCCCAGCTCACACAGCGCGCCGGCAACTTCCTGGTCTCCCGGGAACCGATCGACGACTTTTCCTGGGATATGCTCAAAGGGACCGACGTCCTTGGCGGACGCGCGGGCGGTATGCCGGAAATGGTATTCGAGTATATTCTGAAGAAACATAACATTGATCCCAAAGCAGATGTCTCTATCGATCAGAGCATTGACTTCGGCTCCACTGCGGCTGCTTTCTCCGGCGGACAGGGACAGTTCACCGTTGAATTCGAGCCTCACGCCACCTCTTTGGAGGCCAAAGGCGACGGCTATGTGGTAGCCTCCCTCGGAACGGATTCGGGCTATGTGCCTTACACTGCATTCAGCGCCAAGAGCAGCTTTATCAAAGAAAACCCTGACACAATCCAGGCGTTCACCAATGCCCTGCAAAAAGGCATGGACTATGTCAACAGCCATACGCCGGAAGAAATCGCCAAGATCATCCAGCCCCAGTTCGAAGAGACCGACCTGGAGACGATCACCACGATCGTAACCCGCTACGCGGAGCAGGATACCTGGGCCGACAACCTGATCTTCCAGCAGGATGCCTTTGCCCTGCTGCAAAACATTCTGGAAGAGGCCGGCGAACTGGAAAGCCGCGTGCCTTATGAAGACCTCGTGACGACAGAATTTGCAGAGAAAGCCGCAAAATAA
- a CDS encoding UvrD-helicase domain-containing protein, producing MSIYDTLNEQQKEAVFHTEGPVLILAGAGSGKTRVLTHRIAYLIDRCSVNPWNIMAITFTNKAAGEMRERVDNIVGYGAESIWVTTFHSSCVRMLRRYIDRLGYDNNFTIYDTDDQKTVMKDICKRLEIDTKMLKERTILSAISSAKNECISPTEFELNAAGDFTAQKISKVYGEYQRTLKKNNALDFDDLLVKAVELFRTCPDVLEYYQDRFRYIMVDEYQDTNTVQFEYIRLLSAKYRNLCVVGDDDQSIYKFRGANIRNILDFEKVYPEAKVIKLEQNYRSTQNVLDAANQVIRNNIGRKEKALWTNKGAGNAIHFRQFETAYDEAEYITEDIRRKKREATADYGACAVLFRTNAQARLLEERFVVAGIPYDVVGGVNFYARKEIKDLLAYLKTIDNGKDDVAVKRIINIPRRGIGAATIARVQSHADERQISFYDALREADQIMAIGKSAAKLQPFVTLIQGFRGKLEYYGLQELLQDIIDTTGYVKALEESGEEDAENRIENIDELMNKVIAYEDSHEEPSLSGFLEEVALVADIDNVSDDDNRVLLMTLHSAKGLEFPHVYLAGMEDGVFPSYMTITADDPLEIEEERRLAYVGITRAREDLTLTCARARMVRGETQYNMVSRFVREIQEELLDHKPPAVKKRGWEDYSNDTSVRSHFREKPFGGDFSGFGGDSGGRKSSEGGFGGGRKISAMGSASGLGGGVGVTRPVNDPRLRPKAIVTPRRTEEENRPFFTKGAASGVSLSKGAPAGERPDYEVSDRVRHVKYGEGTVRNIEEGVRDYQVTVEFDGAGTKVMYAAFAKLKKV from the coding sequence ATGAGTATATACGACACTTTAAACGAACAGCAAAAGGAAGCGGTCTTTCATACGGAAGGCCCGGTCCTCATTCTTGCAGGTGCAGGCTCCGGTAAGACGAGAGTCCTGACTCACAGAATTGCCTATCTGATCGACAGGTGCAGCGTCAATCCATGGAATATCATGGCGATCACCTTTACGAATAAGGCAGCAGGTGAGATGAGGGAACGCGTTGACAATATTGTAGGTTATGGTGCGGAGAGCATTTGGGTGACGACGTTCCATTCCAGTTGTGTGAGAATGCTGCGGCGGTACATAGACAGGCTTGGTTACGATAACAATTTTACGATCTATGATACCGACGATCAGAAGACCGTCATGAAAGACATATGTAAACGGTTGGAGATCGATACCAAAATGCTGAAGGAGAGGACAATCCTCTCAGCGATCTCTTCCGCGAAAAATGAGTGTATTTCTCCGACGGAATTCGAGCTGAATGCCGCCGGGGATTTTACTGCGCAGAAAATTTCCAAAGTGTATGGAGAGTATCAGCGGACGCTGAAGAAAAACAATGCGCTTGATTTTGACGATCTGCTCGTCAAAGCTGTGGAATTGTTCCGGACTTGTCCGGATGTGCTTGAGTATTATCAAGACAGATTTCGCTATATTATGGTGGATGAATATCAGGATACCAATACAGTACAGTTTGAATATATCCGTCTTCTTTCCGCAAAGTACAGAAATCTGTGTGTGGTGGGCGACGATGACCAGTCGATCTATAAATTTCGCGGTGCCAATATCAGAAATATTCTGGACTTTGAAAAGGTATATCCGGAGGCGAAAGTCATCAAGCTGGAGCAGAATTATCGTTCCACGCAAAATGTGCTCGACGCGGCGAACCAGGTAATCCGCAATAATATTGGCAGGAAAGAAAAGGCGCTCTGGACGAATAAGGGCGCTGGCAATGCCATTCATTTCCGGCAATTTGAAACGGCATATGACGAAGCGGAATATATTACGGAAGACATCCGCAGGAAAAAGCGGGAAGCGACGGCAGACTATGGAGCGTGCGCAGTACTCTTTCGAACGAACGCACAGGCCCGTCTGCTGGAGGAGCGTTTTGTCGTTGCCGGCATACCCTATGATGTAGTGGGCGGTGTAAACTTCTATGCCAGGAAAGAGATCAAAGATCTCCTGGCTTATTTAAAGACCATTGACAATGGCAAGGACGATGTGGCGGTAAAACGGATCATCAATATTCCCAGGCGGGGGATCGGCGCCGCCACGATCGCCAGAGTGCAGAGCCATGCGGATGAGCGGCAGATCAGTTTCTATGACGCTCTGAGGGAGGCGGATCAGATTATGGCCATCGGCAAAAGCGCTGCCAAGTTGCAGCCTTTTGTGACACTGATCCAGGGGTTTCGTGGAAAACTGGAGTATTATGGATTGCAGGAATTGCTGCAGGATATTATTGATACGACAGGCTATGTAAAGGCTCTGGAGGAATCCGGGGAAGAGGATGCGGAAAACAGAATTGAAAATATCGACGAATTGATGAATAAAGTGATCGCTTATGAGGACAGCCATGAGGAGCCAAGCCTGAGCGGGTTTCTGGAAGAAGTGGCGCTCGTGGCCGATATTGACAATGTGTCGGATGACGACAACAGAGTATTGTTGATGACACTGCACAGTGCCAAAGGACTGGAATTTCCCCATGTATATCTTGCAGGCATGGAGGATGGCGTGTTCCCGAGTTATATGACGATCACAGCGGATGATCCTCTTGAAATAGAAGAAGAGCGTCGGCTCGCCTATGTGGGTATTACGAGAGCGAGAGAGGATCTGACGCTGACGTGTGCAAGGGCGCGTATGGTCCGGGGCGAGACGCAGTATAATATGGTCAGCCGGTTTGTGAGGGAGATACAGGAGGAACTTTTAGATCATAAGCCACCTGCGGTCAAAAAGCGGGGCTGGGAAGATTATTCAAATGATACCAGTGTCAGAAGTCATTTCCGGGAGAAGCCCTTTGGAGGAGATTTCAGTGGATTTGGCGGTGACAGCGGCGGAAGAAAAAGTTCGGAAGGTGGATTTGGCGGCGGCCGAAAGATAAGTGCAATGGGTTCTGCCAGCGGGCTGGGCGGCGGTGTAGGTGTTACCAGACCGGTGAATGATCCCCGGCTCAGGCCCAAAGCGATCGTTACACCGCGCAGGACAGAAGAAGAAAACCGGCCTTTTTTTACAAAAGGAGCCGCATCAGGCGTCAGCTTATCTAAGGGGGCACCTGCCGGAGAAAGACCGGATTACGAAGTGTCTGACCGGGTGAGACATGTGAAATATGGAGAAGGGACTGTACGCAATATCGAAGAGGGCGTCAGGGACTACCAGGTGACAGTTGAATTCGACGGTGCGGGGACGAAAGTCATGTACGCCGCCTTCGCAAAATTAAAAAAAGTCTGA